Proteins from one Bradyrhizobium roseum genomic window:
- a CDS encoding zinc-dependent alcohol dehydrogenase: MAVSAGATTTSALWYRGPRQVELREELTPPPGAGEVRVKALFSAISRGTESLVFDGRIPPGEFQRMRAPFMAGDFPFPVKYGYAAVGQIENGSDVLRGKTVFALHPHQTAFNIPSDAVVVLPEAVPPLRAVLAANMETALNGVWDAAPGPADRIAVVGAGVVGALVAYLCGRIPGTDVTLIDINGSRAELAGQLGVGFAEPANAKADCDLVVHASGSPDGLRTALELAGDEATVLEMSWYGDAPVTAMLGGPFHSRRLRLISSQVGRIAPSHRPRWTYGRRLAAAIALLGDPRLDALLAPPVAFRDLPARLPNVLEAGSGVLCQPITYP, from the coding sequence ATGGCTGTCAGCGCCGGCGCTACGACGACCTCGGCTTTGTGGTATCGTGGTCCCAGACAGGTCGAACTCCGCGAGGAACTGACCCCGCCGCCCGGTGCCGGCGAAGTGCGTGTAAAAGCCCTTTTCAGCGCCATCAGCCGCGGCACGGAATCGCTGGTCTTTGACGGCCGCATCCCCCCGGGCGAATTCCAGCGGATGCGCGCGCCGTTCATGGCCGGCGATTTCCCGTTTCCGGTCAAATATGGCTACGCCGCGGTCGGACAGATCGAGAACGGCAGCGATGTCTTGCGCGGCAAGACCGTCTTTGCGCTCCATCCGCACCAGACCGCGTTCAACATCCCTTCCGACGCGGTCGTTGTGCTCCCGGAGGCTGTTCCGCCATTGCGTGCGGTGCTGGCGGCCAACATGGAAACGGCGCTGAACGGCGTGTGGGACGCCGCGCCAGGTCCGGCCGACCGCATCGCGGTGGTCGGAGCCGGCGTGGTCGGCGCCCTCGTCGCCTATCTGTGCGGGCGGATTCCCGGAACGGATGTCACGCTCATCGACATCAACGGCAGCCGGGCGGAATTAGCAGGCCAACTCGGGGTTGGCTTTGCAGAGCCCGCAAACGCCAAAGCCGACTGCGATCTCGTCGTTCACGCCAGCGGATCGCCCGATGGATTGCGGACGGCGCTCGAACTGGCCGGCGACGAAGCGACGGTGTTGGAAATGAGCTGGTATGGCGATGCGCCGGTGACGGCAATGCTTGGCGGGCCGTTCCACAGCCGCCGGCTTCGGCTGATATCGAGCCAGGTCGGACGCATCGCGCCATCGCATCGTCCGCGCTGGACATACGGCCGCCGGCTTGCCGCCGCAATCGCGCTGCTGGGCGATCCCAGGCTCGATGCCTTGCTGGCGCCCCCTGTTGCCTTTCGCGATCTGCCCGCGCGCTTGCCGAATGTTCTCGAGGCCGGCAGCGGTGTACTCTGCCAACCCATCACCTACCCTTAA
- the mdoH gene encoding glucans biosynthesis glucosyltransferase MdoH, which translates to MIQANAADNRMFARRAVFAALFSITIAASLWLAAVALAPGGFGVLDLAALVLFAITLPWMAAGFANAVIGFIIMRFSADPVAAVLPAAGMIGDEQPVTASTAILLCMRNELPRRIIRNLETMLEGLHDSGYGEQFHLYLLSDTSDAHLAASEEALFSELIGRWRDRIAIDYRRRTVNTGFKAGNVREFCERWGSRHEFAVTLDADSFMSADAIIRLVRIMQVDPRLGILQGLIVGLPSTSLFARIFQFGMRLGMRSYTIGSAWWQSDCGPYWGHNAILRLEPFMKHCQLPVLSGSGEAERHILSHDQIEAALMRAAGYHVRVLPREDLGWEENPPTLLEFMRRDLRWCQGNMQYWRFLLLPTLRPVSRYQLVLAILMFIGSPAWIGLLVLATIALATSDDPATIMRADAGGALLIWVLVMWFSPKIAGALDVLLARQERRAFGGAGRFSVNFVIETIYSIILCPILWISHTIFLFGLLFNREIGWMGQVRDDHAVPLPLALQDLWPQTLVGCASLGLVLANQPWALPYVLLLAGGPALSVPFAMVTAWPAIGELAARVGIGRIPEETVTPEDLLELALPAIKSESPPPLTNSV; encoded by the coding sequence ATGATTCAAGCCAACGCCGCCGACAACAGAATGTTCGCCAGGCGGGCGGTTTTTGCCGCCCTGTTCTCGATTACCATCGCTGCATCGCTATGGCTTGCTGCGGTCGCCTTGGCGCCCGGTGGATTTGGCGTCCTTGATCTTGCCGCGCTTGTCCTGTTTGCCATCACCTTGCCCTGGATGGCCGCCGGGTTCGCGAATGCCGTGATCGGTTTCATCATCATGCGCTTTTCCGCCGATCCGGTCGCGGCAGTTCTGCCTGCGGCCGGAATGATCGGCGATGAACAGCCCGTGACGGCGTCGACGGCCATCCTGCTGTGTATGCGCAACGAATTGCCGCGGCGTATCATCCGCAATCTCGAGACGATGCTCGAGGGACTCCACGATTCCGGCTATGGAGAGCAGTTCCATCTCTACCTCCTCAGCGATACCAGCGATGCCCATCTTGCGGCGAGCGAAGAGGCGCTGTTTTCGGAGCTGATTGGGCGCTGGCGCGACCGGATCGCGATCGACTACCGCCGCCGCACGGTGAATACCGGCTTCAAGGCCGGCAATGTCCGCGAGTTTTGCGAACGCTGGGGCAGCCGCCACGAATTCGCCGTCACGCTCGATGCTGACAGTTTTATGTCGGCGGACGCCATCATCCGCCTGGTGCGGATCATGCAGGTCGATCCCAGGCTCGGCATTTTGCAGGGCCTGATCGTGGGGCTGCCGTCGACGAGCCTGTTCGCCCGAATCTTCCAGTTCGGCATGCGGCTCGGCATGCGCTCCTACACCATCGGAAGCGCGTGGTGGCAGTCCGATTGCGGGCCCTATTGGGGACACAACGCCATCCTGCGGCTCGAGCCGTTCATGAAGCACTGCCAGCTCCCGGTGCTGTCCGGGAGCGGCGAGGCGGAGCGGCATATCCTCAGCCACGACCAGATCGAGGCCGCGCTGATGCGCGCGGCAGGCTATCATGTGCGCGTCCTGCCGCGCGAGGATCTCGGCTGGGAGGAAAATCCGCCGACGCTGCTGGAGTTCATGCGCCGCGACCTGCGCTGGTGCCAGGGCAACATGCAGTACTGGCGGTTTCTGTTGCTGCCAACACTCCGGCCGGTTAGCCGCTATCAGCTCGTGCTCGCGATCCTGATGTTCATCGGTTCGCCGGCCTGGATCGGCTTGCTGGTCCTCGCCACGATCGCGCTCGCAACGAGTGATGATCCCGCCACGATCATGCGCGCCGATGCCGGCGGCGCGTTGCTGATCTGGGTGCTCGTGATGTGGTTCTCGCCGAAGATTGCGGGCGCGCTCGACGTCCTGCTGGCGCGGCAGGAGCGGCGCGCGTTCGGCGGCGCGGGCAGATTCTCCGTCAACTTCGTCATCGAGACGATCTACTCCATCATCCTGTGCCCGATCCTCTGGATCAGTCACACGATCTTTCTGTTCGGACTGCTGTTCAATCGCGAGATTGGCTGGATGGGCCAGGTTCGTGACGATCATGCGGTGCCGTTACCCCTGGCATTGCAGGATCTCTGGCCGCAGACATTGGTCGGATGCGCATCGCTCGGCCTTGTACTCGCGAATCAGCCATGGGCGCTGCCGTACGTTCTGCTGCTTGCCGGCGGCCCGGCTTTGTCGGTCCCCTTCGCGATGGTGACCGCCTGGCCTGCGATCGGCGAACTGGCCGCGCGTGTCGGCATCGGCCGGATTCCGGAGGAGACGGTCACACCTGAGGATCTGCTTGAACTGGCGTTGCCCGCGATCAAGTCGGAGAGCCCGCCGCCTCTGACCAACTCGGTCTAG
- a CDS encoding FkbM family methyltransferase, with protein sequence MDRFYRQFVRPGDLVFDVGAHVGDRVASFQRIGARVLAVEPQPAMVRALRLLYGRSRSVTIEALAVGREPGRARMLINVDNPTVSSISPAFVKAADGAPGWETQRWSETAEIEVTTLDALVAGHGVPAFIKLDVEGFEAEALSGLSQPVPALSFEFTTIQRDVGLACIERCAALGYARFNAALGESQALIGDWMSAPDVARWLTELPQTANSGDIYAVAD encoded by the coding sequence ATGGACCGGTTCTATCGCCAGTTCGTCCGCCCCGGCGATCTCGTATTCGACGTCGGCGCACATGTCGGCGATCGCGTTGCCTCGTTCCAGCGGATCGGCGCGCGCGTCCTCGCGGTTGAGCCGCAGCCGGCCATGGTGCGGGCGCTCCGGCTGCTCTATGGCCGCAGCAGATCGGTGACCATCGAGGCGCTGGCGGTGGGCCGTGAGCCGGGCAGGGCGCGCATGCTGATCAACGTCGATAACCCGACGGTGTCGTCGATTTCTCCGGCTTTCGTCAAAGCCGCCGATGGCGCGCCGGGCTGGGAAACCCAGCGCTGGAGCGAGACCGCGGAGATCGAAGTCACCACGCTGGATGCCTTGGTCGCCGGGCATGGCGTTCCCGCCTTCATCAAGCTCGACGTGGAAGGCTTTGAGGCGGAGGCCTTGTCGGGCCTGTCGCAGCCAGTGCCTGCGCTGTCGTTTGAATTCACCACCATCCAGCGCGACGTCGGGCTTGCCTGCATCGAGCGATGTGCGGCATTGGGCTACGCGCGTTTCAACGCGGCGCTTGGCGAGAGCCAGGCGCTGATCGGCGACTGGATGAGTGCGCCGGACGTCGCCCGTTGGCTGACTGAGCTGCCGCAGACGGCGAATTCCGGAGACATCTATGCCGTCGCGGACTGA
- a CDS encoding c-type cytochrome — MRFLAAIGALAIVAGIGMGVFFFGGYYSVAGTNEDPAAVTWALTRVRTASINRHANDSPPASFGDAAMVQAGAKAYASFGCANCHGAPGVMWQKYSEGLHPYPPDLKKVAGDLSPAQLFWVIKNGINMTGMPSFEQAGAKDDEIWSIAAFVKKLSDVSDGDYKAWSASAEPKK; from the coding sequence ATGCGTTTCCTTGCGGCAATCGGTGCCCTGGCGATCGTGGCCGGCATCGGAATGGGGGTTTTCTTCTTCGGCGGGTACTACAGTGTGGCGGGAACCAACGAAGACCCGGCCGCCGTCACATGGGCCCTGACGCGGGTGCGGACCGCGTCGATCAATCGCCACGCCAATGACAGCCCACCGGCGTCATTTGGCGACGCCGCCATGGTCCAGGCCGGCGCCAAGGCTTACGCCAGTTTCGGCTGCGCGAACTGCCACGGCGCGCCGGGCGTCATGTGGCAAAAATATTCGGAAGGGCTGCATCCCTACCCGCCGGACCTGAAGAAGGTCGCGGGGGATCTTTCGCCCGCGCAACTGTTCTGGGTGATCAAGAACGGCATCAACATGACGGGAATGCCGAGCTTTGAGCAGGCCGGCGCCAAGGACGATGAGATCTGGTCGATCGCGGCGTTCGTCAAGAAACTGTCTGACGTTTCCGACGGCGACTACAAGGCCTGGAGCGCGTCGGCTGAACCGAAGAAATAG
- a CDS encoding sulfatase-like hydrolase/transferase, translating to MMDDTKGDNHQVRGTGVVRMLSMLRYSRAAAFCLVLSLHAGAVILMLMTEISILGMAVFLIVWTMLNGFWLMLLRRPVVAALISLEVLIVLTLLSRFKFDKLWMTIDFLDVMIVDRDTTAFLFEVFPALRWWIVLAAIATAVAIVIGWRLDRHRVSLQPGLAAFAVSSAMLVAVSLFWPTGLNEDFEGRSYVSKFARTGVETIHELSLRGYLAAAARASEQVLPDESACQPARKPPHIILLHDESSFDITIATGVNVPAGYQEHFRSFDGRMRKLLVEGVGGPSWFTEFNVLTGLSVRSFGRFATAVTRMAPGHVYRGLPRVLQQCGYETFSLYPFYGSFLGSRAFQTTTGIAHYLDMKDLGTRAFEADSFYYDRAIDLVRRARGEAPLFLYVYTVANHFPWDERLRANLTPDWHDLGNAPDVEEYVRRQAISAEEYRAFLKRLALEFPAEAFLILRYGDHQPQFGPRLIDPSLGKAELAKRAKALDQRYLTTYYALDTVNFTPVDIGPALDLLDAPYLPLVALQAAGIPLRADFAEQKVILQRCGGLFYGCEGGEQARRLNRLLIDAGLIKGL from the coding sequence ATGATGGACGATACCAAGGGCGATAATCATCAGGTGCGCGGAACCGGGGTCGTGCGCATGCTCAGCATGCTCCGTTACAGCAGGGCCGCGGCATTCTGCCTCGTGCTGTCGCTGCATGCGGGCGCGGTGATCCTCATGCTCATGACCGAAATCAGCATCTTGGGCATGGCCGTTTTCCTCATCGTCTGGACCATGCTCAACGGCTTTTGGCTGATGCTGCTGCGACGGCCGGTCGTGGCGGCGCTGATCTCGCTCGAAGTCCTGATCGTGCTGACACTGCTGTCGCGCTTCAAGTTCGACAAACTCTGGATGACGATCGACTTCCTCGATGTGATGATCGTGGATCGCGACACGACGGCATTTTTGTTCGAGGTGTTTCCCGCTCTGCGCTGGTGGATTGTTCTCGCGGCGATAGCGACGGCCGTTGCTATTGTCATTGGCTGGCGGCTCGACCGGCATCGCGTGAGTCTCCAGCCCGGTCTTGCCGCGTTCGCTGTATCGAGCGCGATGCTGGTTGCGGTGTCGCTGTTCTGGCCGACCGGCCTCAACGAAGATTTCGAGGGCCGAAGCTACGTCTCGAAATTTGCCCGCACAGGCGTAGAGACGATTCACGAACTCTCTTTGCGCGGATATCTTGCGGCGGCTGCGCGCGCGAGCGAGCAGGTGCTGCCAGACGAGTCCGCCTGTCAGCCGGCACGCAAGCCCCCACACATCATTCTGCTGCATGATGAATCCAGTTTTGACATCACCATCGCGACCGGCGTCAACGTGCCGGCCGGGTATCAGGAACATTTCCGCTCTTTCGACGGCAGGATGCGCAAGCTTCTCGTGGAGGGTGTCGGAGGACCGAGCTGGTTTACCGAATTCAACGTGCTTACAGGCCTCTCGGTTCGATCATTCGGCCGGTTTGCGACAGCTGTCACGCGGATGGCCCCCGGGCACGTCTATCGAGGTTTGCCCCGCGTACTGCAGCAATGCGGATATGAGACTTTTAGTCTCTACCCGTTCTACGGTTCGTTTCTGGGCTCCCGCGCGTTTCAGACGACAACCGGCATCGCGCACTATCTCGACATGAAGGATCTGGGGACGCGCGCCTTCGAGGCCGACAGTTTCTACTATGATCGTGCAATCGATCTTGTCAGGCGGGCGCGCGGCGAGGCGCCGCTGTTTCTGTATGTGTATACGGTGGCCAATCATTTTCCGTGGGACGAGCGGCTGCGCGCCAACCTCACGCCGGATTGGCACGACCTCGGCAACGCGCCCGACGTGGAAGAGTATGTCCGTCGGCAGGCGATATCAGCGGAGGAATATCGGGCCTTCCTGAAAAGGCTTGCGCTGGAATTTCCAGCAGAAGCCTTCCTCATCCTCCGCTACGGCGATCATCAGCCTCAGTTCGGCCCGCGCCTGATCGATCCGTCGCTCGGCAAGGCAGAACTTGCGAAGCGAGCGAAGGCTCTGGATCAGCGCTATCTGACGACATACTATGCGCTCGACACGGTGAACTTTACGCCGGTCGATATCGGGCCGGCGCTCGATCTGCTTGATGCGCCGTACCTGCCCTTGGTCGCGCTGCAGGCGGCTGGAATTCCGCTTCGCGCAGATTTCGCGGAACAGAAGGTGATCCTGCAACGGTGCGGCGGGCTGTTTTACGGTTGTGAAGGAGGGGAACAGGCCCGCCGCCTGAACCGGCTTTTGATCGATGCCGGACTGATCAAGGGGCTGTAA
- a CDS encoding LysR family transcriptional regulator, producing the protein MSLNLHLLRLFTTVVRTGSFSRAAEALHISQPAISKGVRDFELQVGCRLLDRSPKGVRPTREGKALVRHAETLFAAERAAEDELLSLRSLDSGSLRIGASTTIATYMISDYLGTFHRNYPGIDLHLVIANTRDIADLMLAHDIEVALVEGPVEDDELESHAWRADAMSLIVDPQHRFAAAERGITSAALCDEVLIVREPGSGSREVVAQALLAAGIEPHRTLEIGSTEAIKQAVAAGLGVAIVSSATIADQVTLGRLKVVPIRDLQIERTLWQLTAPGRMEIPAATAFERLIWQDKRVAELA; encoded by the coding sequence ATGTCCTTAAACCTGCATCTGCTGCGCCTGTTCACGACCGTGGTGAGAACCGGGAGCTTTTCGCGCGCAGCCGAGGCGCTCCATATCAGCCAGCCCGCGATCTCCAAGGGGGTCCGGGATTTCGAGCTTCAGGTCGGCTGCCGCCTGCTCGACCGGTCGCCGAAAGGCGTGCGCCCGACGCGAGAGGGAAAAGCGCTGGTGCGGCACGCAGAGACGCTGTTCGCAGCGGAGCGCGCGGCGGAGGACGAGTTATTGTCCTTGCGCAGTCTCGACAGCGGATCGCTGCGCATCGGCGCATCCACCACGATCGCGACCTACATGATATCGGACTATCTCGGGACGTTTCATCGAAACTATCCCGGGATCGACCTCCACCTCGTCATCGCCAACACCAGGGACATCGCCGACCTGATGCTGGCGCATGATATCGAGGTCGCACTGGTCGAGGGACCGGTCGAGGACGACGAACTCGAAAGTCATGCCTGGCGAGCCGACGCGATGAGCCTGATCGTCGATCCGCAGCATCGGTTTGCGGCGGCGGAGCGCGGGATCACAAGCGCGGCGCTGTGCGATGAGGTCCTGATCGTGCGCGAGCCCGGGTCAGGATCGCGCGAGGTGGTGGCGCAGGCGCTGCTTGCCGCAGGCATCGAACCCCATCGCACGCTGGAAATCGGCAGCACCGAGGCGATCAAGCAGGCGGTAGCCGCCGGCCTCGGCGTCGCGATCGTCTCCAGCGCCACGATTGCCGATCAAGTGACGCTCGGCCGGCTCAAGGTGGTGCCGATCCGCGACCTGCAGATCGAACGCACGCTGTGGCAATTGACGGCGCCGGGCCGAATGGAGATTCCAGCGGCCACCGCGTTCGAGCGGCTGATCTGGCAGGACAAGCGCGTTGCGGAGTTGGCCTAA
- a CDS encoding YeiH family protein, translating into MAHKSFYLQGDFVPSDEESSASGRGRAPWAARLASLIPGVLLCIMVAGVSAGFEAAERRLFEHPYVEALVLAILLGMAVRSFWNPPERWQAGIAFSAKQLLEVAVMLLGASISFAAVAASGAALLGAIAATVIATLALSFGISRMLGLPTRLSILIACGNSICGNSAIAAVAPVIGASRDEIASSISFTAILGVVMVLGLPLLIPLLQLSATQYGILAGLTVYAVPQVLAATVPAGLVSTQIGTLVKLMRVLMLGPIVVGFSLLAPRLNGGARGTQTAGFFRLVPWFILGFLALSALRSLEVVPVTVVGPLTEITGFLTVVSMAALGLGVDVRVLANVGGRVTAAVTLSLMLLLAISIGLIHLFH; encoded by the coding sequence ATGGCGCATAAATCGTTCTATCTGCAGGGGGATTTTGTGCCGTCAGACGAAGAATCTTCCGCATCCGGCCGCGGACGGGCGCCTTGGGCGGCCCGTCTCGCGTCGCTCATTCCCGGAGTCCTGCTCTGCATCATGGTCGCCGGCGTCTCGGCCGGCTTCGAAGCCGCGGAACGGCGTCTGTTTGAACACCCCTATGTGGAAGCGCTGGTGCTGGCGATCCTGCTCGGCATGGCCGTGCGCAGCTTCTGGAATCCCCCCGAGCGCTGGCAGGCCGGCATCGCCTTCAGTGCCAAGCAACTGCTTGAAGTCGCAGTGATGCTGCTCGGGGCATCGATCAGCTTTGCCGCGGTCGCGGCGTCCGGCGCGGCCCTGCTTGGCGCGATTGCCGCGACCGTCATCGCAACCCTGGCACTCAGCTTCGGCATCAGCCGCATGCTCGGCCTGCCGACACGGCTGTCGATCCTGATCGCCTGCGGCAACTCCATCTGCGGCAATTCGGCGATTGCCGCGGTAGCACCTGTCATCGGCGCCAGCCGCGATGAAATCGCGTCCTCGATCTCGTTTACGGCGATTCTCGGCGTGGTGATGGTGCTGGGGTTGCCGCTGCTCATCCCGCTGTTGCAGCTGTCCGCGACGCAATACGGCATTCTTGCGGGACTAACCGTCTACGCCGTCCCGCAGGTGCTTGCCGCCACCGTGCCGGCGGGATTGGTGAGTACGCAGATCGGCACGCTGGTGAAACTGATGCGCGTATTGATGCTGGGGCCGATCGTGGTGGGATTTTCCCTCTTGGCCCCGCGCCTGAATGGAGGCGCGCGGGGCACGCAAACGGCCGGTTTCTTCCGGCTCGTGCCATGGTTCATCCTCGGCTTTCTCGCGCTTTCAGCGCTGCGCTCGCTCGAGGTCGTGCCGGTCACGGTTGTCGGCCCGCTGACGGAAATCACCGGCTTTCTCACGGTGGTGTCGATGGCGGCGCTGGGGCTTGGCGTCGACGTGCGGGTTCTCGCCAATGTCGGCGGCAGGGTGACTGCGGCCGTGACGTTGTCGCTGATGCTCCTGCTTGCGATCAGCATTGGCCTGATACACCTGTTCCATTGA
- a CDS encoding nitroreductase family protein: MSDSRTPFVDRFGPDAADVEFGDDGPSVLKQLAARGSVRKFRPDAVPYPTLRRLCALALSAPTKSDLQQRDIIIVDAPGLKSEIGAMLADGPLGQKWTTDIPSLLIFCGNNRRQRRIHALRERPFVNDHLDAFFNPAVDAGIALSAFVIAAEAEGLGVCPISAVRNHSAKLSQLLKLPDYVFPVAGLAVGYPAEAPTISMRLPLSVTVHRNAFQEDGLDEAIAAYDRRREEAQPYAAQRGVKQFGLSETYGWSEDKARQYAQPERADFGAYVRRIGFKLE; the protein is encoded by the coding sequence ATGTCCGATTCAAGAACCCCGTTTGTCGATCGCTTCGGCCCCGATGCCGCGGATGTGGAATTTGGCGACGATGGTCCGTCCGTCCTGAAGCAACTGGCGGCGCGCGGCTCGGTACGAAAATTCCGGCCAGATGCCGTTCCATATCCGACCCTGCGGCGGCTATGTGCGCTGGCGCTGAGCGCCCCGACCAAGAGCGACCTGCAACAGCGCGACATCATCATTGTCGACGCACCCGGCCTCAAGTCTGAGATCGGCGCGATGCTGGCGGACGGGCCGCTGGGCCAGAAGTGGACGACGGACATTCCGAGCCTCCTCATCTTCTGCGGCAACAATCGAAGGCAACGCCGAATCCACGCATTGCGCGAAAGACCTTTCGTTAACGATCACCTCGACGCCTTCTTCAACCCCGCCGTCGATGCGGGGATCGCCCTGTCCGCGTTCGTGATCGCTGCCGAGGCTGAAGGTCTCGGGGTCTGTCCGATCAGCGCGGTGCGCAATCATTCCGCCAAGTTGTCACAACTCCTGAAACTGCCCGATTATGTTTTCCCGGTCGCCGGCCTCGCCGTGGGATATCCGGCCGAGGCGCCGACAATCAGCATGCGACTGCCGCTGTCGGTGACGGTGCATCGAAACGCCTTTCAGGAAGACGGCCTCGATGAGGCCATCGCGGCCTATGACAGGCGCCGCGAAGAAGCGCAGCCCTATGCGGCGCAACGCGGTGTCAAACAATTCGGCCTGTCTGAAACCTATGGCTGGTCGGAGGACAAGGCGCGGCAATATGCGCAGCCGGAGCGCGCGGATTTCGGCGCCTACGTGAGGCGGATCGGCTTCAAGCTGGAATGA
- the acdA gene encoding 3-sulfinopropanoyl-CoA desulfinase — translation MDMNLSPEQQKLRSAARELAESQFAAKAAEIDRTEAYPFDNVAALKAAGFMGYTIPTSYGGRGGSYFEAALIIEEMARVCGATGRITVEANMGAISAVMQYGTEKQKRLGAELVLSGDKPAICITEPEAGSAATEMTTRADKHGNTYVIRGRKHWITGGGVSKLHLIFARVFDERGHEQGIGGFLAVRGAPGLVIGKREPAMGLRGIPETEIIFENLEISEDMLVLPPRGLRRGFADLIDAYNSQRVGAGTVALGLAQGAYEKALAFVKERKQFGRPIAEFQGLQWMLADMAVALNAARLSLHQAALSANPFPDPLLAAQAKIIASETANTVTNQALQLFGARGYSRDYPLERMVRDARMFTIAGGTAQVLRTLVASRILDTKIPQTRNGYMEAVQAPLLAAK, via the coding sequence ATGGATATGAACCTGTCGCCCGAGCAACAGAAGCTCCGCAGCGCCGCGCGCGAACTTGCTGAATCCCAATTCGCTGCCAAAGCCGCCGAGATCGACCGCACCGAAGCCTATCCTTTCGACAACGTCGCGGCGCTGAAGGCCGCGGGCTTCATGGGGTACACGATCCCGACATCCTATGGCGGCAGGGGAGGAAGCTATTTCGAGGCTGCCCTGATCATCGAGGAAATGGCGCGGGTATGCGGCGCAACGGGACGCATCACCGTCGAGGCCAACATGGGCGCGATCTCCGCGGTCATGCAGTACGGCACCGAGAAGCAGAAGCGGCTCGGTGCCGAACTCGTGCTTTCCGGAGACAAGCCTGCGATCTGCATCACCGAGCCGGAAGCGGGATCGGCGGCGACCGAGATGACGACGCGCGCCGACAAGCACGGCAACACCTATGTCATCCGCGGCAGGAAGCACTGGATCACGGGCGGCGGGGTCTCAAAACTCCATCTGATCTTCGCCCGCGTCTTCGACGAGCGCGGCCACGAGCAAGGGATCGGCGGCTTCCTCGCGGTCCGGGGTGCGCCCGGTCTGGTGATCGGAAAGCGCGAGCCTGCCATGGGCCTGCGCGGCATTCCCGAGACCGAGATCATCTTCGAGAACCTGGAAATATCAGAGGACATGCTGGTGCTGCCGCCGCGCGGCTTGCGGCGCGGTTTTGCCGACCTGATCGACGCCTATAACAGCCAGCGGGTGGGTGCCGGAACGGTCGCGCTCGGGCTGGCGCAGGGCGCTTACGAAAAGGCCCTGGCCTTCGTGAAGGAGCGAAAGCAGTTCGGGCGGCCGATCGCCGAATTCCAGGGCCTGCAATGGATGCTGGCCGACATGGCGGTGGCGCTCAACGCCGCGCGGCTGTCACTGCATCAAGCCGCGCTCAGCGCCAATCCGTTTCCGGATCCGCTTTTGGCGGCGCAGGCCAAGATCATCGCGTCCGAAACCGCCAACACGGTCACCAACCAGGCGCTCCAGCTGTTCGGCGCCAGGGGTTACTCGCGGGATTACCCGCTCGAACGCATGGTCCGGGATGCCCGCATGTTCACGATTGCCGGCGGTACGGCACAGGTGCTGCGGACATTGGTGGCGTCGAGAATTCTCGACACCAAGATTCCGCAGACCCGCAACGGGTACATGGAGGCGGTCCAGGCGCCGTTGCTCGCGGCAAAGTAG